A window of the Oncorhynchus kisutch isolate 150728-3 linkage group LG12, Okis_V2, whole genome shotgun sequence genome harbors these coding sequences:
- the LOC109900908 gene encoding protein yippee-like 5 — MGRIFLDHIGGTRLFSCANCDTILTNRSELISTRFTGATGRAFLFNKVVNLQYSEVQDRVMLTGRHMVRDVSCKNCNSKLGWIYEFATEDSQRYKEGRVILERALVRESEGFEEHVPSDNS; from the exons ATGGGCCGGATCTTCCTGGACCACATCGGCGGGACCCGCCTCTTCTCCTGCGCCAACTGTGACACCATCCTGACCAACCGCTCTGAGCTCATCTCCACGCGCTTCACTGGCGCCACGGGCCGAGCCTTCCTCTTCAACAAG GTGGTGAACCTGCAGTACAGCGAGGTGCAGGATCGTGTGATGCTGACGGGCAGACACATGGTGCGAGACGTCAGCTGCAAGAACTGCAACAGCAAGCTGGGCTGGATCTACGAGTTTGCCACAGAAGACAGTCAGCGCTACAAGGAAGGGCGCGTCATCCTCGAAAGGGCGCTAGTAAGGGAGAGCGAGGGCTTCGAGGAGCATGTGCCCTCTGATAACTCCTGA